The DNA sequence CCCGACCCCACTCCGCTTCATCGCCGGTGACGGCGTACTCGTATACCGTGTCGTCGAGCCGCCGCTCCTCGCTTCGCTCGACTGCACGCATCACAAAGATCATGCCTGGGATGAGCACCAGGGGTGCCACGATCGCGATCAGGACGGTGCGAGTGTCGCGTATGAGTCTCTTGATCTCATACCGGAAGAGCGTCAACAGAACGCTCCGATTCCCTCTTGAGGGAGGTTCTCCGCTCACCGAATCGTCTCCGACGTGCTCGGGCTGCCGATGTCCGCAGTCGCACCCTCGTCGTCACTCAGATTGGCCATCACGAAGTGGACGAAGATGTCCTCCAGATAGTGCTGCCCGGTTGCGCGACGGTGCTCGTCGAGCGTGCCGAGCGCCAACATTCTGCCCCGATCAATGATGCCGATTCGGTCACAGAGTTTCTCGGCCTCGCTCATGATATGCGTCGAGAGAATGATCGTCTTGCCCTCGTCTCGGAGTTCGCCGACCACGCGCTGCATCTCGAGTGCGGCCAACACGTCTAGCCCGACCGTCGGCTCGTCGAAAATGAGGACTGGGGGGTCATGTGCGATGGTGCGGGCGATCGAGATCTTCTGCTTCATGCCGCTGGAGAGTTTTTCCACGCGGGCGTTGGCATACTCGGCGATTCCGAAGCGCTCGATGAGCGCACCAACGCGTTCGGGAACGCGTTCGGACGGGTATTGGTTGATCCTGGCGAAGAACTCGAGGGTCTCTCTACCGGTCAACCTTGGATAAAGGGCAGTGGAGGCCGAGAAGAAGCCCAGACTGCGTCGGACGGCCTCCGGTTCTGAAAACACATCGTGACCGTTGAGAGAGGCGCGCCCCCCGGTGGGCTTGAGGATTGTGGCAAGCATCCGAAGGGTGGTCGTCTTGCCTGCTCCGTTCGCTCCCAGCAATCC is a window from the Longimicrobiales bacterium genome containing:
- a CDS encoding ABC transporter ATP-binding protein, encoding MVESMIQVEGLEKSFWDESRGEIRAVDGIDFDCRPGEVFGLLGANGAGKTTTLRMLATILKPTGGRASLNGHDVFSEPEAVRRSLGFFSASTALYPRLTGRETLEFFARINQYPSERVPERVGALIERFGIAEYANARVEKLSSGMKQKISIARTIAHDPPVLIFDEPTVGLDVLAALEMQRVVGELRDEGKTIILSTHIMSEAEKLCDRIGIIDRGRMLALGTLDEHRRATGQHYLEDIFVHFVMANLSDDEGATADIGSPSTSETIR